The genomic segment TTTCCGCGACGCGCCAAGCGCCCGGTCAACTATTGGAGTAGAGCTTTGCGCTTGCGCCTGAATACGCTGATCTCACTGCTCGTCGCTGTCATGGTGGTGCTGGCGTTGGGGCTCGCCCTCTGGCTGTTCAACGTGCAGTTGCGCGAGACCCTGGAGGAAGGCCAAGCCGCGCGCGTGACAAACTTGGCGCAGAGCGTGGCGGCGCGTGCGGACGTGCAGCGAGCCCTGGGGCAATCAAGTCCTGACCTGCGAGCCAGCAACCCGCTGCAAGCCGAGGTCGACGCGTTGCGTCGCCAGCTGGGTGTGGACTTCATCGTGGTGATGGATCGCCGCGCCTTGCGCCTGACGCACCCGGAGCCTGTGCGCATCGGGCGAGCGTTCAGCGGCAATGACGAGGCCCGTGCGTTGGCGGGCGAGACGTACGCCTCGCGTGCGGCGGGAAGTCTGGGTACCAGCATTCGCGGCTTCGCCCCGGTGATCGGCGAGCAGGGATACGTGATCGGCGCTGTCTCGGTCGGCGTTACCTTGGCCTCGCTCGGCGATTTGCTGAACGAGCGCCGCCGCGATGTGCTGATCGGTGTGCTGGCGCTCATGCTGATCGCCGCTTTCGGTGCACATTTGCTGGCGCGCTACATCAAGCGCGTGTTATTGGGCCTGGAGCCCTACGAGATCACCCGGCTGGTCGAAGAGCGCCAAGCCATGTTGGCGTCGGTGCGCGAGGGGGTGATGGCGGTCGACGACCGGGCCCGTATAACGCTGGTCAACCCTGCCGCCGAGCGCTTGCTTGCCAGCACCGGGCTGGGTAAAGCGCCGCTGAGCCGGCCGATTGCGGAATATCTGCCGAACAGTGGCCTGCCCGAGGTGTTGGCCAGCGCCACCGAGCAACTGGATCGGGAATTCAGCCTAAACGGTCGAGCGATCCTGGTTAACCGCGCACCGATCCGTCATCAGGGCCGAGTGATTGGCGCCATCGCGACCTTCCGCGACAAAAGCGAGGTCAACGCACTGGCCGAGCAACTGACCGGCGTGAGTCGCTACGCCGAAGCGCTCCGCGCAACCACCCATGAGTTCAAGAACAAGCTTCACGTCCTGCTCGGCTTGGCGCAGATGGGCGATCTGGATGCGTTGCGGGCCTATCTTCATGACCTGGCCGATCATCAGCTGGCGCCCGCCACCGCGCTGGTCGAGGGCATTGGTGAGCCGGTGCTGGCGGGATTTCTGCTGGGCAAACAGAGCGAGGCTCGTGAGCGCGGCATCTTATTCAAGGTGGATGTCGAACATCCCGTGCCGGCAGCGGCGCCTGAACAGGTGCATGGATTGGTGACCATCGTCGGAAATCTGCTGGAGAATGCGTTCGAAGCGGTGGCCGAGCAGGATGAACGGCGCGTCAACCTGACGCTGGACTACGATGAAGCCATGCTGTCGCTGCATGTACAGGACACCGGCGCGGGCATCGAGGCCGCCGTGCGTGAGCGTCTGTTTGAGCGGGGCGTATCGACCAAGGGTGAGAGGCGGGGGATCGGGCTGACTGCCGTTCACGAACAGGTCGAGGCCTGGGGAGGCACGTTGGCTGTGTATTCCGAGGCCGGTCGCGGCAGCCTATTCGAGATCGAACTGCCTTATCGTACCGCCGCTGGGACGGCAGAACCATGAAACATGTCTTGCGCGTACTGATCGTCGAGGACGATCCCATGGTCATGCGCCTGAATGTCGATTACCTGGCCCGCCTCGATGGCGTCGACCTGGTCGGTCAGTGCGAAAGCGTGCCGGCCGCCCTCGACCTGCTGGAGCGCGAGGTGGTGGACCTGGTGCTGCTCGATGTTTACCTGCGCAGCCGCTCGGGGCTGGAGGTGCTGCGCTATCTACGGGCGCAGGACGTCAATACCGACGCCGTGCTGATCACCGCAGCGTCAGAACTCGATACCGTGCACGCGGCCCAGCGGCTTGGCGCACGAGACTATCTGGTCAAACCGTTCAACTTCGAACGCTTTCGCGATGCGGTGGAGGCGTGCAGGCGTGCCCGTGAAGCATTGGCCCGCCTGCCCGAGCAGTTAGGGCAGAGTGACATCGATCGGCTATTCAGCCCGCCGCCTGCGCTGGACGCTCGTCGCCCCGGCGATCTGCCCAAGGGCCTTACCCCCGCGTCGCTGGCGCAGGTGGCCTCGGCGATCCTGACGCTGGATGGCGACGGCTTCACCAGCGAGACCCTGTTGCCTGCCACCGGGATGTCGCGCGTCTCGGTGCGCAAATACCTCAAGCACCTGAGTGACGCACAGCTGCTGGAAGAGTCCTTTCACTACGGCCAGATCGGCCGTCCATCGTTTCGCTACCGTTGCCTGGATCGCGCCGCGCTGCAGCGGTTGGCAGACGGCTGACGGATTAGACTCCTGCATCCCGCTGCAGTGATGCGCGCCAGTGCGATATCAGGTCCGGAAGCGCCCGACCAGCCCGCGCAGCTCACCGGAAAGGTCCGACAGGCGCTGCGAGTCGGATTGCGCTGAACCTGCCAATTGCTCGACCAGCAACGCATCTTCATGGATCTGCGTGATGTGCCGGTTGATGTCTTCGGCAACGTGGTGCTGCTCTTCCGCCGCAGTTGCGATCTGAGCGTTCTGGTCACGGATCTGATCGACCGAGCCGCGAATATGCTCGAAGCTGTCACGCGCTTTTTGAATACGGTCGACGCTGGCTTTGGACATCTCCAGGCTGCTTTGCATCTGCTTGGTGACATCCTGAGTACGCCGGGCGAGGCCACCGAGCAGGCCGTCGATCTCACCGGTTGAATCAGCCGTACGCTTGGCCAGCGCACGCACTTCATCGGCTACCACGGCAAATCCCCGGCCCTGGTCCCCTGCGCGCGCCGCCTCGATGGCGGCGTTCAGCGCGAGCAGATTCGTCTGTTCGGCGATGGAGCGAATGGTGTCGAGGATGGTGTTGATGTTGCGGCTGTCCTGCTCGAGCACCTCCATCGAAAGGGCTGACTGCCGCAGGTTTTCGCTCAGCTGAGAAACGCTACCGGTTGCCTCGTCGATCTGCAGCTGTCCGTCACGTACCTGACGCTGGCCGGAATCCGCCGAGCTGGCCGCTTCACTGCACGAGCGAGCCACTTCGTTGGCAGTGGCGACCATCTCGTTGAAGGCCGTCGATACCAGTTCGACCGCTTCGCGCTGGCGCCCAGCGGCGTCATTCATATCGCTGGCCACACGTGTTGCGCTGTCGGAAGCCCCGCTCAATGACGTGGATGCACTGCTGATGCGCTGTACCAGGTCGCGAATCGCGCCGAGGAACTGGTTGAACCAACGTGCAAGCAAGGCCGTTTCGTCCTTGCCGCGCACCTCAAGGCTGCGAGTGAGATCGCCCTCGCCTTGCGCGATGCTTTCCAGGCCACCGGTTACGCCCCGGATAGGCCGAACGATCATGCCGGCGAACGCGGCGCCGATAACCGCGAACACAAGGGCCAGCACCGCTGCGATCACGAGGATCTCCAGCGTCAGGCCGTTGGCGTGAGCCATGACTTCGTCGCGCTTGATCAACCCGATCAATTGCCAGCCAAGCGACTCGGACGACCAGACGTTGGCCATGTAGGTCGTGCCATCGATGTCGACTTCCACCAGGCCATTCGCGCTGGCCAGATCGGCATAACTGCCGCCCAGC from the Stutzerimonas stutzeri genome contains:
- the dcuS gene encoding DcuS/MalK family sensor histidine kinase, whose product is MRLRLNTLISLLVAVMVVLALGLALWLFNVQLRETLEEGQAARVTNLAQSVAARADVQRALGQSSPDLRASNPLQAEVDALRRQLGVDFIVVMDRRALRLTHPEPVRIGRAFSGNDEARALAGETYASRAAGSLGTSIRGFAPVIGEQGYVIGAVSVGVTLASLGDLLNERRRDVLIGVLALMLIAAFGAHLLARYIKRVLLGLEPYEITRLVEERQAMLASVREGVMAVDDRARITLVNPAAERLLASTGLGKAPLSRPIAEYLPNSGLPEVLASATEQLDREFSLNGRAILVNRAPIRHQGRVIGAIATFRDKSEVNALAEQLTGVSRYAEALRATTHEFKNKLHVLLGLAQMGDLDALRAYLHDLADHQLAPATALVEGIGEPVLAGFLLGKQSEARERGILFKVDVEHPVPAAAPEQVHGLVTIVGNLLENAFEAVAEQDERRVNLTLDYDEAMLSLHVQDTGAGIEAAVRERLFERGVSTKGERRGIGLTAVHEQVEAWGGTLAVYSEAGRGSLFEIELPYRTAAGTAEP
- a CDS encoding response regulator; this encodes MKHVLRVLIVEDDPMVMRLNVDYLARLDGVDLVGQCESVPAALDLLEREVVDLVLLDVYLRSRSGLEVLRYLRAQDVNTDAVLITAASELDTVHAAQRLGARDYLVKPFNFERFRDAVEACRRAREALARLPEQLGQSDIDRLFSPPPALDARRPGDLPKGLTPASLAQVASAILTLDGDGFTSETLLPATGMSRVSVRKYLKHLSDAQLLEESFHYGQIGRPSFRYRCLDRAALQRLADG
- a CDS encoding methyl-accepting chemotaxis protein gives rise to the protein MNIKQKLTWAFLTIASLPVIVVAIVVILNVRNDALERFLDSSNREIRQVENAMNLFFEGIEQNVAYFATLPAITEAQGLKDFSSPDAASTPLPESNQALLKLFDHYAKHHPTTAYLSLGRVDGSYGVWPEDPRLSSYDPRVRPWYKEALAQPGKTVRTSVYYWAPDDVSLINHSRTVTNAQGQMVGVFGLDVSLNQLTDLVKQIKIGKSGYLMLVETGGNVLADPSNPEHNFKPLAELGGSYADLASANGLVEVDIDGTTYMANVWSSESLGWQLIGLIKRDEVMAHANGLTLEILVIAAVLALVFAVIGAAFAGMIVRPIRGVTGGLESIAQGEGDLTRSLEVRGKDETALLARWFNQFLGAIRDLVQRISSASTSLSGASDSATRVASDMNDAAGRQREAVELVSTAFNEMVATANEVARSCSEAASSADSGQRQVRDGQLQIDEATGSVSQLSENLRQSALSMEVLEQDSRNINTILDTIRSIAEQTNLLALNAAIEAARAGDQGRGFAVVADEVRALAKRTADSTGEIDGLLGGLARRTQDVTKQMQSSLEMSKASVDRIQKARDSFEHIRGSVDQIRDQNAQIATAAEEQHHVAEDINRHITQIHEDALLVEQLAGSAQSDSQRLSDLSGELRGLVGRFRT